A single Candidatus Zymogenus saltonus DNA region contains:
- a CDS encoding HAD-IIIA family hydrolase — protein MKIKSKDALKRASKVKILIMDVDGVLTDGRIVIDDKGIESKFFDVRDGHGIKMLGRAGIKTAIVTGRNSKVVKHRARELSIDYIYQGAIKKGETVENILKQTGLTGGDAAYVGDDLIDIPAMKLVGFAVAVADSVDEVLKTADIITEKPGGRGAVREVVEFILKSQGIWEEAIKRYSK, from the coding sequence ATGAAAATAAAAAGCAAGGATGCCCTTAAGCGGGCGTCAAAGGTGAAGATACTAATCATGGACGTGGACGGCGTCTTGACCGACGGCCGGATCGTGATTGATGACAAAGGCATAGAGTCCAAGTTCTTCGACGTGAGGGACGGCCACGGAATAAAGATGCTGGGCCGTGCGGGGATAAAGACAGCCATCGTGACGGGGAGGAACTCCAAGGTCGTAAAACACCGCGCCAGGGAGCTTTCAATAGACTACATTTATCAGGGGGCGATCAAAAAGGGGGAAACGGTAGAGAATATCCTTAAACAGACGGGGCTGACCGGCGGCGATGCGGCCTACGTCGGGGACGACCTCATCGACATACCGGCGATGAAATTGGTAGGCTTCGCGGTCGCCGTCGCCGATTCCGTCGACGAGGTCCTTAAAACCGCAGATATTATTACGGAAAAGCCTGGAGGAAGGGGTGCCGTCAGGGAGGTCGTTGAGTTCATCCTCAAGAGCCAGGGCATTTGGGAGGAGGCGATAAAGAGATACTCTAAATGA
- a CDS encoding UPF0280 family protein, with amino-acid sequence MRDIFANRLYRIGRGGRGLVQFTVTVKETNLLIQAEEDFTKEAIDTVLNLRGNIESYMKSRPEFASSLEPIEAYPYAPNIVKEMIEDSRLAGTGPMAAVAGAIAEFLARALSDRGDGKRGEVIVENGGDVFMMTGGERVVGLYGSEILFGLGIKIPAADSGEMGVGISSSSALFGESLSFGRCELATAVAERGALSDAAATALGNMVRSERDIEGALKEILDIPGVTGGIVVIDGRMGIKGDIELIALSD; translated from the coding sequence TTGCGTGACATTTTCGCGAACAGGCTGTATCGAATAGGGCGGGGTGGTCGTGGTCTTGTGCAGTTCACCGTTACCGTCAAGGAGACAAACCTGTTAATTCAGGCCGAGGAGGATTTTACCAAGGAAGCTATTGACACCGTCTTAAATCTTCGCGGAAACATTGAGAGCTATATGAAATCTAGGCCCGAGTTCGCCTCATCCCTCGAACCGATAGAGGCCTATCCCTACGCTCCGAATATCGTCAAGGAGATGATCGAGGATTCGAGGCTTGCCGGGACTGGGCCGATGGCCGCCGTAGCGGGGGCGATAGCGGAGTTTTTGGCGCGGGCGCTTTCCGATCGTGGGGATGGGAAGAGGGGGGAGGTTATTGTGGAGAACGGCGGGGATGTCTTTATGATGACCGGAGGTGAGAGGGTCGTCGGCCTTTACGGCAGCGAAATTCTATTTGGCCTCGGAATCAAGATTCCCGCCGCCGATTCGGGGGAGATGGGCGTCGGCATCTCTTCGTCCTCGGCCCTCTTCGGCGAGTCGTTGAGCTTCGGAAGATGCGAACTTGCAACGGCCGTTGCAGAGAGGGGGGCGCTTTCGGATGCCGCGGCCACGGCACTCGGAAACATGGTCAGGAGCGAAAGGGATATCGAGGGCGCACTAAAGGAGATTTTGGATATCCCGGGTGTGACGGGGGGGATTGTGGTGATTGACGGCAGAATGGGGATAAAGGGCGATATTGAGCTTATCGCCCTGAGTGATTAG
- a CDS encoding MarR family transcriptional regulator — MKLKREGAFLVARINQTAGRIFTNILREHKIGHITPAQGRILFVLWRKDNIPIQQLAKETSLSKSTLTAMLDGLEIAGHIKRIRSKSDRREVLIKLTEKDQNLMDTYAKVSEEIAAIVCRGFTEEELDDLEDKLRRILDNLISCEAEMKQNSK; from the coding sequence GTGAAGTTAAAACGAGAGGGCGCCTTTCTTGTCGCCAGGATAAACCAGACAGCGGGCAGGATTTTTACGAATATCCTCAGAGAACACAAAATCGGCCATATCACCCCCGCCCAGGGGAGGATACTCTTCGTTTTATGGCGCAAAGACAACATCCCCATCCAACAGCTTGCCAAGGAAACCTCCCTCAGCAAGTCTACGCTGACGGCTATGTTGGACGGGCTGGAGATAGCTGGGCATATTAAGCGAATTCGTTCAAAAAGCGACCGTCGCGAGGTCCTCATCAAGCTTACCGAGAAAGACCAAAATCTAATGGATACCTATGCCAAAGTCTCCGAAGAGATAGCCGCCATTGTATGCAGGGGTTTTACGGAAGAGGAGTTGGACGACTTAGAGGATAAACTCCGAAGAATCCTCGACAACCTAATAAGCTGCGAAGCTGAAATGAAACAAAACAGCAAATAG
- the cysE gene encoding serine O-acetyltransferase, with the protein MLKFIKTIREDIRVVFERDPAARSTLEIILCYPGLHAVIFYRVAHWFWTKRLYLIGRMISHLGRFLTGIEIHPGAKIGRRFFIDHGMGVIIGETSEIADNVTIYQGVTLGGKSWKKEKRHPDLGEHVVVGAGTKIIGPCRLGAFSRIGANSVVVRDVPPKSTVVGVPGRIIYSMEGEIHDDVNLEHHLLPDPEEQALLCLIERVKELEKKVRLLEGENRKRETEEAGEAYPEGRKEQKDLGIK; encoded by the coding sequence ATGCTTAAGTTCATAAAGACTATAAGGGAAGATATACGGGTTGTCTTCGAGAGGGATCCCGCCGCAAGGTCGACCCTCGAGATAATTCTCTGCTACCCGGGGCTTCACGCCGTGATTTTTTACAGGGTGGCCCACTGGTTCTGGACAAAGAGGCTCTACCTGATAGGCCGCATGATCTCCCACCTGGGGAGGTTTCTGACCGGAATCGAGATCCACCCCGGGGCGAAGATCGGGCGAAGGTTCTTTATTGACCACGGCATGGGGGTGATCATCGGGGAGACCTCGGAGATCGCCGACAACGTTACAATCTATCAGGGGGTGACGCTGGGGGGCAAAAGCTGGAAGAAGGAGAAGCGCCACCCAGACCTCGGGGAGCACGTGGTTGTGGGCGCCGGTACGAAGATCATCGGCCCGTGCAGGCTCGGCGCCTTTTCGAGGATAGGGGCGAACTCCGTCGTGGTAAGGGACGTTCCGCCGAAGTCGACCGTTGTGGGTGTGCCAGGCAGGATCATCTATTCGATGGAGGGGGAGATTCACGACGACGTGAACCTGGAGCATCACCTCCTGCCCGACCCGGAGGAGCAGGCGCTCCTCTGCCTGATCGAGAGAGTCAAGGAGCTTGAGAAAAAGGTGAGGCTCCTTGAGGGCGAGAACAGGAAAAGGGAGACCGAAGAGGCGGGGGAGGCATATCCCGAAGGTCGAAAAGAGCAGAAAGACCTCGGGATCAAATGA
- a CDS encoding amidohydrolase: MNGDSNIIDVWMQHPTMKFINHPMFESLRRWMGIEKFEQEIPVEYTLETMDRAGVQTGLICAWWGPQGALISNDEVKEIVNHHPDRFRGIASVDISRPMEGIRELNRCAKELGFIGLRIVQWYWNLPPTHRYYYPIFAECVKLGIPVCLQVGHTGPMCPSEPGRPIPYIDEAALDFPELKIVCGHIGYPWTQEMIAVATKHTNVFIETSAYISKRFPAELLDYMKRNGKKKVLFGTNYPMLTAERCLEDLDSLKLDKEVKSLFLHENAKRIFGLQSI; this comes from the coding sequence ATGAACGGTGATTCCAATATCATTGACGTATGGATGCAGCATCCCACGATGAAGTTTATTAACCATCCGATGTTTGAATCTCTTCGTCGCTGGATGGGAATTGAAAAATTCGAGCAGGAGATACCGGTTGAATATACTTTAGAGACTATGGACAGGGCCGGTGTTCAAACAGGGCTCATCTGTGCGTGGTGGGGTCCGCAAGGAGCACTCATTTCAAACGACGAGGTGAAGGAAATTGTCAATCACCATCCCGACCGATTCCGGGGAATAGCTTCCGTCGATATCTCCAGGCCCATGGAGGGAATAAGAGAACTCAATCGCTGCGCCAAAGAATTGGGATTTATCGGCCTCAGGATCGTTCAATGGTACTGGAACCTCCCGCCCACTCACAGGTATTACTATCCGATCTTTGCCGAGTGCGTTAAGCTGGGTATTCCGGTGTGTCTTCAGGTCGGCCATACAGGCCCCATGTGCCCGTCCGAGCCTGGAAGGCCTATTCCATACATAGATGAAGCGGCTCTGGATTTTCCTGAATTGAAGATCGTGTGCGGACACATCGGGTATCCTTGGACGCAAGAGATGATAGCCGTTGCCACAAAACATACTAATGTTTTTATTGAAACTTCCGCTTACATTTCAAAGAGATTCCCCGCAGAGCTTTTAGACTATATGAAACGAAACGGCAAGAAGAAGGTCCTATTCGGCACAAATTACCCCATGCTGACGGCCGAAAGATGCCTTGAAGACCTTGATTCTCTCAAGCTCGATAAAGAAGTGAAGTCTCTATTCCTCCATGAAAATGCAAAAAGAATTTTTGGGCTTCAGAGCATTTGA
- a CDS encoding DUF4332 domain-containing protein: MGYPIKDIEGIGDAYKGKLNKVGITNTNQLLERGKTPKGRKELEDSTGIGHKLILEWVNLADLMRIKGVAEEYSDLLEEAGVDTVKELRNRRADNLYQQIKEINDKKNLVRRLPSEKSVADWIEQAKKLPPVVEY; the protein is encoded by the coding sequence ATGGGATACCCGATCAAAGACATAGAGGGAATCGGAGACGCTTACAAGGGAAAACTCAACAAAGTTGGAATTACAAACACCAACCAGCTCCTCGAACGGGGCAAAACCCCTAAGGGGAGAAAGGAGCTGGAAGACTCAACGGGCATCGGACACAAGCTGATCCTGGAGTGGGTAAATCTGGCTGACCTGATGAGGATAAAGGGTGTGGCGGAGGAATACTCCGACCTCCTGGAAGAAGCCGGCGTCGATACGGTCAAGGAGCTCAGAAACAGAAGGGCGGATAACCTCTATCAGCAGATCAAGGAGATCAACGATAAGAAGAACCTCGTAAGGAGGCTCCCCTCGGAGAAGAGCGTAGCCGACTGGATCGAGCAGGCGAAGAAACTCCCTCCCGTTGTGGAATACTGA
- a CDS encoding sugar ABC transporter permease: protein MKSGRKTEGLFIFSTLAPIAFFLLVLSVSPILYNVYISTTNMSLYHYDSYDFVGLFNYITIFTSPVSDFFRVGLWNVVYSVVSIAVPFIIGVLAASALTRTPRFISATALPLMILPWVVPAFITILIWKGLFNYNFGAINLILERLGLSKTPWLMDPNLARLSVIAVSVWLGIPFMTTMATGIIRTIPNGVMEAARIDGAGPIAIFTSFTFPLVTRRMIPVLVMGFSASFNNFTAIYLLTAGGPTSPGSIGGAGSTDIIISYIFKLTLQSRRYGLAAAYAVIVFVAIGIITLYNLGWIRRGREEVF, encoded by the coding sequence ATGAAGAGCGGGAGAAAAACGGAAGGCCTGTTTATATTCTCGACGCTCGCCCCGATCGCCTTCTTTCTCCTCGTCCTCTCCGTCTCGCCCATCCTCTACAACGTCTACATCTCAACCACGAACATGAGCCTCTACCACTACGACAGCTACGATTTCGTGGGACTTTTTAACTACATAACCATCTTCACAAGCCCCGTTTCAGACTTCTTCAGGGTGGGGCTGTGGAACGTCGTCTATTCCGTCGTATCGATCGCAGTCCCCTTTATCATAGGCGTCCTGGCGGCTTCTGCCCTGACCAGAACCCCCCGCTTCATATCCGCCACAGCATTGCCCCTCATGATACTCCCTTGGGTAGTGCCGGCCTTCATCACAATCCTGATATGGAAGGGGCTCTTCAATTACAACTTCGGAGCTATAAATCTCATACTCGAGCGGCTCGGCCTCTCAAAGACCCCGTGGCTCATGGATCCAAATCTGGCCAGGCTTTCCGTGATCGCGGTCAGCGTCTGGCTGGGGATACCGTTTATGACGACCATGGCCACAGGAATAATAAGGACGATCCCCAATGGTGTGATGGAGGCGGCGCGTATCGACGGCGCCGGTCCGATCGCGATCTTCACCTCCTTTACATTTCCGCTTGTGACCAGACGGATGATACCTGTTCTGGTGATGGGATTTTCCGCCTCGTTCAACAACTTCACCGCCATTTACCTCCTGACGGCGGGCGGCCCCACAAGCCCCGGGAGCATAGGCGGCGCCGGCTCGACGGACATCATTATCTCGTACATCTTCAAGCTCACCCTCCAGAGCAGGAGATACGGTCTTGCCGCCGCATATGCGGTAATCGTATTTGTTGCCATCGGCATTATTACCCTGTATAATCTCGGGTGGATAAGAAGGGGGAGAGAGGAGGTATTTTGA
- a CDS encoding DUF126 domain-containing protein, whose protein sequence is MKREFKGRVILQGNVTGEAIVTREGFNTLASYIKSAIKRSKRAICSDQNNIDLYKKDLTDKIICLPKTIGSTMGGLVIMTASELNLSPKAFLFSENIDSLACSGVILTDIWLNKRIVTVDCLGDDFINYVKNGMSLEIKSDGTTVVN, encoded by the coding sequence ATGAAAAGGGAATTTAAGGGGAGAGTAATACTTCAAGGCAACGTGACTGGTGAAGCGATCGTCACGAGGGAGGGTTTCAACACCCTCGCATCATACATCAAAAGCGCGATCAAGCGCTCAAAGCGCGCAATATGCTCCGACCAAAATAACATTGACCTTTATAAAAAGGATCTCACCGATAAGATAATATGCTTGCCAAAAACAATTGGATCCACCATGGGCGGTCTCGTCATTATGACCGCCTCGGAATTGAACCTTTCACCAAAGGCCTTCCTGTTTTCTGAAAATATAGACTCCTTAGCTTGCTCTGGTGTGATCCTGACAGATATATGGCTGAACAAAAGGATTGTCACCGTTGATTGCCTTGGCGACGACTTTATAAACTATGTAAAAAACGGTATGTCTTTAGAGATCAAGAGCGACGGAACCACAGTCGTTAATTAG
- a CDS encoding DUF521 domain-containing protein, translated as MKKGICKLTQEEERILKDDQNTVLGKILRSVILYGEAFGADRLVPVAGTPHFAMSFGASIITPYYKVLDEIIEAGLKPKISFTTNPRTYDFKRIPYSFLEKVLSKFVYGSQPELERKLQILGIISSDTFSCACYLPEVGNIPKKGEVLAWSESSAVVFANSVLGARTNRNSVGIDVLMNIIGKAPYFGFLTDEGRKASWLVELKTSELPNPQVLGSAIGMKVMEDVPYIVGLDTHFKNRSTTEIRDYMKDMGAASASNGAVGLFHVENITPEAKDDKRKLISKGFRNYTVDDCEIERIVASYPVLWKNPNGQPKRCLIGCPHLSFEQVSWWIENISGTLQKKGRNKVKIQTILNAPPAVVKKFDENRSTSVLLKRNGIVLSSICPVAFMSNPLSAKKPTITNSNKLRTYTTARFCNDDDVLDIITG; from the coding sequence ATGAAAAAGGGTATTTGTAAACTTACACAGGAAGAGGAAAGAATCTTAAAGGACGACCAAAATACGGTACTTGGAAAGATACTGAGATCGGTAATTCTCTACGGGGAAGCGTTCGGCGCCGATAGACTCGTCCCTGTGGCCGGCACACCCCACTTCGCCATGTCGTTTGGGGCATCAATCATAACCCCATATTATAAAGTACTCGATGAGATAATCGAGGCTGGGTTGAAACCGAAAATTTCTTTTACAACTAACCCAAGAACGTATGATTTTAAAAGGATACCTTATTCCTTTTTGGAGAAGGTCCTATCCAAATTCGTCTATGGCTCCCAACCCGAACTTGAAAGGAAGCTCCAAATACTGGGGATAATAAGCAGCGACACATTTTCTTGCGCCTGCTATCTCCCGGAGGTCGGGAATATACCGAAAAAGGGGGAGGTCCTCGCGTGGTCGGAGTCTTCGGCGGTGGTGTTTGCCAATTCGGTTCTCGGCGCTCGGACCAACAGGAATTCCGTGGGAATAGACGTTCTAATGAACATCATCGGCAAGGCCCCCTATTTCGGCTTCTTGACCGATGAGGGACGAAAGGCATCCTGGCTGGTAGAGCTCAAGACGTCGGAACTTCCCAATCCCCAGGTTTTGGGCTCGGCGATAGGGATGAAGGTAATGGAGGATGTGCCCTATATTGTCGGGCTTGACACTCATTTCAAGAATAGAAGCACCACTGAAATCAGGGACTATATGAAGGATATGGGTGCTGCCTCCGCTTCCAACGGGGCGGTGGGTTTGTTCCATGTGGAAAATATAACCCCGGAAGCGAAGGATGATAAGAGAAAACTCATCTCCAAAGGTTTTAGAAACTATACTGTCGATGATTGCGAGATAGAGAGGATAGTAGCCTCATATCCCGTTCTTTGGAAAAACCCAAATGGCCAGCCGAAAAGATGTTTGATAGGTTGTCCCCACCTGTCGTTTGAGCAGGTCTCTTGGTGGATTGAAAACATATCAGGAACATTACAAAAAAAGGGGAGAAATAAGGTTAAGATTCAGACGATACTTAACGCGCCTCCCGCCGTGGTCAAGAAGTTCGATGAGAACAGATCCACTTCAGTACTGTTGAAGAGGAACGGGATTGTATTATCTTCGATATGCCCGGTGGCGTTTATGAGCAATCCCCTCTCAGCAAAAAAACCCACGATTACAAACTCGAACAAGCTTCGCACCTATACGACGGCAAGGTTCTGCAATGACGATGACGTGCTTGATATTATAACAGGGTAA
- a CDS encoding FAD-dependent thymidylate synthase, with protein MKVILSGFNVDKERLFEYKGAALKLIGGDKEEIEGFLDRFGASEELTPETFSAAYARISRDPRPVNELRLNALDEVEKARRSNESIIFGMGHSSVAEHAVFNLDIIGISRLVTEELQRTRLASYTEKSQRYITLTDDHVIPKEIVDAGLETPFRDAVKSLNGTYHTLYEKLLPFIHKKHPDLAEDKRGKVTLDGWAKEDARYVVPLATLTQMGMTANARVLEMTLRRLSASGLNEAVELSKTIYDAVSPYAPSVIKYTKGTDYDTKTKDLIGESFTKHAQGSRGDKGKKDTSLKLVDYTRDGEFRLAAALVFPLTNLDHETLLNSIKGMEKDKVEEIVKSSFKYMESYDRAMREFETIGLTFEAIISSSCFAQLKRHRMATIIKQDYNPDLGVEVPETIVEAGLKDNFIRAVEGTRDVYEKIRALSPKAAPYILTNAHRLRLLISLNLRELYHIARIRMDKTAQWDIRRLSSEMVRQAGEVFPIGTVLACSKDTFEETKKRL; from the coding sequence ATGAAGGTCATTCTTTCCGGATTCAACGTCGACAAAGAAAGACTGTTCGAATACAAGGGCGCGGCCCTCAAGCTGATAGGGGGAGACAAAGAAGAGATTGAAGGCTTCCTCGACAGGTTCGGGGCCTCCGAAGAGCTGACCCCGGAGACCTTCAGCGCGGCCTACGCCCGTATAAGCAGGGACCCAAGGCCGGTAAACGAGTTAAGGCTCAACGCCCTTGATGAGGTCGAAAAGGCGAGAAGGTCAAACGAATCGATCATCTTCGGCATGGGACACTCGTCCGTGGCGGAGCACGCCGTCTTCAACCTCGACATCATCGGGATATCGAGGCTCGTTACCGAGGAGCTACAGAGGACGAGGCTCGCCTCATACACCGAGAAATCCCAGAGGTACATTACCCTTACGGACGATCACGTTATCCCAAAGGAGATAGTCGACGCCGGCCTCGAAACCCCCTTCAGAGACGCAGTCAAGAGCCTAAACGGGACGTACCACACCCTCTATGAAAAACTCCTCCCCTTTATACACAAAAAACACCCCGACCTCGCAGAGGACAAAAGGGGCAAGGTCACCCTCGACGGCTGGGCAAAGGAGGACGCGCGATACGTCGTCCCCCTCGCCACCCTGACCCAGATGGGAATGACCGCAAACGCCAGGGTCCTCGAGATGACCTTAAGAAGGCTCTCGGCAAGCGGGCTTAACGAGGCGGTCGAGCTCTCCAAGACTATCTACGACGCCGTCTCACCCTACGCCCCCTCCGTCATAAAATACACCAAGGGGACCGACTACGACACAAAGACAAAGGACCTGATAGGTGAATCGTTCACAAAACACGCGCAAGGAAGCCGGGGCGACAAGGGGAAAAAAGACACGTCCTTAAAGCTCGTCGATTACACACGGGACGGGGAGTTTCGCCTTGCGGCGGCGCTGGTCTTTCCCTTGACCAACCTCGACCACGAAACACTTCTGAATTCAATCAAGGGGATGGAAAAAGACAAGGTCGAGGAGATTGTCAAGTCCTCCTTCAAATACATGGAGTCTTACGACCGCGCCATGAGGGAGTTTGAGACGATAGGACTCACCTTCGAGGCGATTATATCCTCCTCCTGCTTCGCACAGCTCAAACGCCACAGGATGGCGACGATAATAAAACAGGACTACAATCCCGACCTCGGCGTTGAAGTCCCGGAGACGATCGTAGAGGCGGGCCTCAAAGACAATTTCATAAGGGCCGTCGAAGGAACAAGGGACGTGTACGAAAAGATAAGGGCGCTATCGCCTAAGGCCGCGCCATATATCCTGACCAACGCCCACAGGCTGAGGCTGCTGATCTCACTGAACCTCAGGGAGCTCTACCACATCGCAAGGATCAGGATGGACAAGACGGCCCAGTGGGACATAAGGAGACTGTCGTCGGAGATGGTAAGGCAGGCGGGGGAGGTTTTCCCCATAGGCACGGTCCTCGCCTGCTCAAAGGACACGTTCGAAGAGACGAAAAAAAGACTGTAG
- a CDS encoding helix-turn-helix transcriptional regulator, translating into MAKNTLTEIREQMLLSKSELARQAGVSVLTIDRIEKGKSCRMETKRKILTALGIDFSESRKIFID; encoded by the coding sequence ATGGCTAAGAATACGTTGACAGAGATAAGGGAACAAATGCTTCTGAGCAAATCTGAACTGGCCAGACAGGCTGGCGTCAGCGTTCTTACCATCGACCGCATCGAGAAGGGGAAGAGCTGCCGCATGGAGACAAAGAGGAAAATCCTGACCGCCCTCGGGATAGACTTTTCGGAGAGCAGAAAGATATTCATTGATTAG
- a CDS encoding ABC transporter permease subunit yields MRKATEIESTVAGAKAVKGFPASLAGSSFIVLIALFSSIPILFILSVSFSAGGELYSGRLLPEGFTLDNYVRLMAETDFLIWIKNSVYVSGMTALLAVVLTSLSAQVLSRYAFRGREVMTSTLLIVQLFPGIMSIVALYKILQFFKILDTLTALVLVYLAGAIPFTTWMIKGFFDTVPRSMEEAATLDGAGPLRIYLSIVLPTTAPILLVAFAFNFIASYCDFLLAAVVLTDSKLYTLALGLRSFLEGDFSTNWPEFCSAALLGGIPIILMFLVIGVISGLRLKSTY; encoded by the coding sequence ATGAGGAAGGCGACCGAAATAGAATCAACCGTGGCAGGGGCCAAGGCGGTGAAGGGCTTTCCCGCCTCTCTAGCGGGGAGTTCCTTCATAGTCCTTATCGCCCTCTTTTCCTCTATCCCGATCCTCTTCATCCTGTCCGTCTCCTTCTCGGCCGGGGGGGAACTCTACTCCGGGAGGCTTCTTCCCGAGGGCTTCACCCTCGACAACTACGTCAGGCTCATGGCCGAGACCGACTTCCTTATCTGGATAAAGAACTCCGTCTACGTATCGGGGATGACCGCCCTTCTTGCCGTCGTCCTCACTTCCCTATCCGCCCAGGTCCTCTCCCGGTACGCTTTCAGGGGAAGGGAGGTAATGACCTCGACCCTCCTTATCGTACAGCTCTTTCCGGGGATCATGTCGATCGTCGCCTTATACAAGATACTCCAGTTCTTCAAAATCCTTGACACGCTGACGGCCCTCGTCCTCGTCTATCTGGCCGGGGCCATCCCCTTCACCACATGGATGATCAAGGGCTTTTTCGACACGGTCCCGAGGTCAATGGAGGAGGCGGCGACCCTCGACGGGGCGGGGCCTTTAAGAATATATCTGTCCATCGTCCTCCCCACCACGGCCCCGATCCTCCTTGTCGCCTTCGCCTTCAACTTCATCGCCTCCTACTGCGATTTCCTCCTCGCGGCGGTGGTCTTGACAGACTCGAAGCTCTACACCCTGGCCCTGGGATTGAGGTCTTTCTTAGAGGGGGATTTTTCCACCAACTGGCCGGAGTTCTGCTCTGCCGCCCTCCTCGGCGGTATCCCCATTATCCTGATGTTTCTCGTAATAGGCGTAATAAGCGGACTGAGACTAAAAAGCACATATTAA
- a CDS encoding extracellular solute-binding protein yields the protein MDFIHGTKIRGAVSIIAICLLSCSIFLSSCRRAPETETDTLTFWVTMSGEEAEAVRLIGKKFTEESGIAVDVREIGIFEITTKLELAAPAGKGPDILSITHTSVGALALMKLITPIAMDIAPMDVDTTDISNISANITASLKDCPESLVSAFTWSGGEGKDAVLYGVPLTVESYGLVINRGIIKSVPDTMEELIETATNLTRDTDGDGKVDTYGFLTDPTNFYFTFPFYDANGAYIFAENAAGCYDTGNLGFCTEGGVSALTFMQGLTQSRCGAPALIPKGITYPIISDLFSKGKAAAMIHGTYLIPYYRSLGIDVGYYPIPPFSDGRRGCPLSTLMGIAVSAYSDKKEDALKFVAFFLRPENMRAYFEASGGVRVMVNPKIYTDEDYEREPTLETSVKIAGDSLPFPNDPAGELVWDAFADGASLTLEGKSTPKDALCTMEERLKTVISEIKK from the coding sequence ATGGATTTTATACACGGCACAAAAATTAGGGGAGCCGTATCCATAATCGCGATCTGTCTCCTCTCCTGCTCAATTTTTTTAAGCTCCTGCAGGAGGGCGCCCGAAACGGAAACGGACACTCTGACCTTCTGGGTAACCATGAGTGGTGAAGAGGCGGAGGCCGTAAGATTGATCGGGAAGAAGTTTACGGAGGAGAGCGGAATTGCGGTCGACGTGAGGGAGATCGGGATATTCGAGATAACGACGAAGCTGGAGCTCGCCGCCCCGGCAGGGAAGGGACCGGACATCCTGAGCATCACACACACCTCGGTTGGGGCCCTGGCGCTGATGAAACTGATAACGCCGATTGCGATGGATATTGCGCCTATGGATGTTGACACAACCGATATATCGAATATATCGGCGAATATCACGGCGTCCCTTAAAGACTGCCCGGAATCCCTCGTCTCCGCGTTCACGTGGAGCGGCGGGGAGGGGAAAGACGCGGTGCTCTACGGCGTTCCCTTGACCGTGGAGTCTTACGGGCTCGTTATCAACAGGGGCATTATCAAAAGCGTCCCCGATACGATGGAGGAGCTGATCGAGACGGCCACTAATCTCACCCGGGACACGGACGGCGACGGGAAGGTAGACACCTACGGCTTTTTGACCGACCCGACTAACTTCTACTTCACCTTCCCATTCTACGATGCAAACGGCGCCTATATCTTCGCTGAAAACGCAGCCGGGTGTTACGACACAGGGAACCTCGGCTTCTGCACGGAAGGCGGTGTTTCGGCCCTGACGTTCATGCAAGGCCTGACGCAGTCGCGTTGCGGCGCTCCGGCTCTGATCCCCAAGGGGATCACGTATCCGATCATATCAGACCTATTCTCCAAGGGGAAGGCGGCGGCGATGATCCACGGGACCTACCTGATCCCCTACTACAGGTCGCTCGGCATCGACGTGGGGTATTACCCAATCCCCCCCTTCTCCGACGGGAGGCGGGGGTGCCCCCTATCCACGCTTATGGGGATCGCCGTTTCGGCTTACTCGGACAAAAAGGAGGACGCCCTGAAGTTCGTTGCCTTTTTCCTAAGACCCGAAAACATGAGGGCTTACTTCGAGGCCTCCGGGGGAGTGCGCGTCATGGTCAACCCGAAAATCTACACGGATGAGGACTACGAGAGGGAGCCGACCTTGGAGACCTCGGTGAAAATCGCCGGGGACTCCCTACCCTTCCCGAACGACCCGGCGGGCGAGCTTGTCTGGGACGCCTTTGCCGACGGCGCAAGCCTCACCCTCGAGGGAAAATCGACCCCGAAGGACGCCCTCTGCACGATGGAGGAGCGCCTCAAGACTGTAATCTCGGAGATAAAGAAATGA